One Oryza brachyantha chromosome 3, ObraRS2, whole genome shotgun sequence DNA segment encodes these proteins:
- the LOC102711959 gene encoding trihelix transcription factor GTL1-like, whose product MQQQQQPGMPPFSAAGEAASPISSRPPAAQQQVEEQLGGANGPGSGSSLDHDGLAGEDGDRGGSSAGNRWPRQETLALLKIRSEMDAAFREAALKGPLWEEVSRKLAEMGYTRSAKKCREKFENVDKYYKRTKDGRAGRGDGKAYRFFTELEALHGAAASSRHQQQPPPAVSLAPAPVAVAPPATPVGGGSGGLSALRVPVAAPPPVVLQPAPRVTTYSTAPVAGHAMDAAACVMTMDDVSFSSGSDTEETAEEGGKRKRRSSGGKAMRMFEGLMRQVMERQEAMQQRLLEAIERRDQERMIREEAWRRQEVARLAREQDALAQERAIAASRDAAVISFIQRVTGQSIAVPPPLQPTPVASAAPAPAPPQHQHQQPPPQPVQPHIMPMTPQPQPQLQPQPQSKELTAVRAPPELHDMAASGGGGASSSRWPKAEVHALIQLRTELEARYQDAGPKGPLWEDISAGMRRLGYSRSSKRCKEKWENINKYFKKVKESNKKRPEDSKTCPYYHQLEALYRSKANAASPAAGAGAAPPVTVLAAVPLSQTAPQPHVEHGSNGANGNGWASRAAASANNGGSSGGMQTKASNGTAAAGFPVVEGAGAGGNGVASDNKGSKQESVVKETAAAAAEQRQPQPLAMNHNYGNDRMADDMDSDSMDEDDDEFDDDDEDDDIGSGKMQMQYETSSHFQRPQMQQNQTVVVRPNGGGGGGGAPTPPPAGPPPPAATSGTSFLACVQ is encoded by the exons atgcagcagcagcagcagccgggcATGCCGCCATtctcggccgccggcgaggcggcgtcgCCGATCAGCAGCCGCCCACCGGCAGCGCAGCAGCAGGTGGAGGAGCAGCTCGGCGGAGCCAACGGGCCGGGCTCCGGGAGCTCGCTCGACCACGacgggctcgccggcgaggacggcgaccggggCGGCTCGTCGGCCGGCAACCGGTGGCCGCGGCAGGAGACGCTGGCGCTGCTCAAGATCCGGTCGGAGATGGACGCCGCGTTCCGCGAAGCCGCCCTCAAGGGCCCCCTCTGGGAGGAAGTCTCCAG GAAGCTCGCCGAGATGGGGTACACGAGGAGCGCCAAGAAGTGCCGGGAGAAGTTCGAGAACGTCGACAAGTACTACAAGCGCACCAAGgacggccgcgccggccgcggcgacggcaaggCCTACCGCTTCTTCACCGAGCTCGAGGCGCTGCacggcgccgcggcgtcgtcgcgccaccagcagcagccgccgccggcggtgtcTCTGGCCCCGGCGCCCGTGgccgtggcgccgccggccacccccgtcggcggcgggtcAGGTGGTCTCTCGGCCTTGCGCgtccccgtcgcagcgccgccgcctgtcgTGCTGCAGCCGGCGCCGAGGGTGACTACCTATAGTACTGCTCCAGTTGCTGGCCATGCCATGGATGCGGCAGCGTGCGTGATGACGATGGATGACGTGAGCTTCTCGTCGGGGTCGGACAcggaggagacggcggaggagggtgGGAAGAGGAAGCGGCGAAGCAGCGGCGGCAAGGCGATGAGGATGTTCGAGGGGCTGATGCGGCAGGTGATGGAGCGGCAGGAGGCGATGCAGCAGCGTCTTCTCGAGGCCATCGAGCGGCGCGACCAGGAGAGGATGATCCGGGAGGaggcgtggcggcggcaggaggtggCGCGCCTCGCCCGCGAGCAGGACGCCCTCGCCCAGGAACGCGCCATTGCCGCCtcccgcgacgccgccgtcatCTCCTTCATACAGAGGGTCACCGGCCAGTCCATCGCCGTCCCGCCACCGCTGCAGCCGACGCcggtcgcctccgccgcgccggcgccggcaccgccgcagcatcagcatcagcaaCCGCCACCGCAGCCAGTTCAGCCCCACATAATGCCGATGACGCCACAGCCCCAGCCCCAGCTCCAACCACAGCCGCAGAGCAAGGAGCTCACCGCTGTCCGGGCTCCGCCGGAGCTGCACGACATGGCGGCgtccggaggcggcggcgcgtcgtcgtcgaggtgGCCAAAGGCGGAGGTGCACGCGCTGATCCAGCTGCGCACGGAGCTGGAGGCGCGGTACCAGGACGCGGGGCCCAAGGGCCCGCTCTGGGAGGACATCTCGGCGGGGATGCGGCGGCTGGGGTACAGCCGGAGCTCCAAGAGATGCAAGGAGAAGTGGGAGAACATCAACAAATACTTCAAGAAGGTGAAGGAGAGCAACAAGAAGCGCCCCGAGGACTCCAAGACCTGCCCCTACTACCACCAGCTCGAGGCGCTCTACCGCAGCAAGGCGaacgccgcctcgccggccgccggtgccggtgcagcgccgccggtcaccgtGCTCGCGGCGGTGCCGCTCTCGCAGACGGCGCCGCAGCCGCACGTGGAGCACGGCAGCAACGGCGCCAACGGGAATGGGTGGGCGAGTAGAGCCGCCGCCAGCGCAAACAACGGCGGCAGCTCCGGGGGCATGCAAACGAAGGCCAGCAACGGCACGGCAGCGGCCGGGTTCCCCGTCGTCgaaggcgccggcgccggcggcaacggcgtgGCGTCGGATAACAAG GGATCGAAGCAAGAATCCGTCGTgaaggagacggcggcggcggcggcggagcagaggcAGCCGCAGCCGTTGGCCATGAACCACAACTACGGTAACGACAGAATGGCCGACGACATGGACAGCGACAGCatggacgaggacgacgacgaatttgacgacgacgatgaggaCGACGACATTGGCAGTGGCAAGATGCAGATGCAGTACGAGACGTCGTCCCATTTCCAACGGCCGCAGATGCAGCAGAACCAGACCGTCGTCGTCCGGCCAaacggtggtggcggcggcggcggtgccccgacgccaccaccggcgggccctccgccgcctgcgGCAACAAGTGGGACGTCCTTCCTGGCCTGCGTCCAGTGA